One Thermus sp. CCB_US3_UF1 DNA window includes the following coding sequences:
- a CDS encoding V-type ATP synthase subunit F, which translates to MAVIADPEAAQGFGLAGLEAHAALSPEEAKAVLERLVQAGGYALVAVDGGLLPEPEKAVEKLMRGKDLPVLLPIAGLREAFQNPDVEGYMRELVRRTIGFDIKL; encoded by the coding sequence ATCGCGGTGATCGCCGATCCGGAGGCGGCCCAGGGGTTTGGGCTGGCGGGCCTCGAGGCCCACGCCGCCCTCTCCCCAGAGGAGGCCAAGGCGGTGCTGGAGCGCCTGGTGCAGGCGGGGGGGTACGCCTTGGTGGCCGTGGATGGGGGGCTTCTGCCCGAACCGGAGAAGGCGGTGGAAAAGCTCATGCGGGGCAAGGACCTCCCCGTGCTGCTGCCCATCGCCGGCCTGAGGGAGGCCTTCCAAAACCCCGACGTGGAAGGCTACATGCGGGAGTTGGTGCGCCGCACCATCGGCTTTGACATCAAGCTGTAG
- a CDS encoding V-type ATP synthase subunit E: MSKLEAILSQEVEAEIQGLLGEAKAKAEALRSEAKAKAEALLAGKKRALEAQFQAAIRRAESAGELLLATARTEAKGEVLAQVKAKAREALGALPGKPEWPEVLRKLSEEALAALAEPEALVSHPENLPHLEPLARERGLELRPDPALRLGVRVLGKGGKAQVENALESRLERAWDALSSQVAQALWG; this comes from the coding sequence ATGTCCAAACTGGAAGCCATCCTGAGCCAGGAGGTGGAGGCGGAGATCCAGGGCCTCTTGGGCGAGGCCAAGGCCAAGGCCGAGGCCCTGCGTTCCGAGGCCAAGGCCAAGGCGGAAGCCCTCCTGGCAGGCAAGAAGCGGGCCCTTGAGGCCCAGTTCCAGGCGGCCATCCGCCGGGCGGAAAGCGCTGGGGAACTCCTCTTGGCCACCGCCCGCACCGAGGCCAAGGGGGAGGTGCTGGCCCAGGTGAAGGCCAAGGCGCGGGAGGCCCTTGGGGCCCTCCCGGGCAAGCCCGAGTGGCCGGAGGTCCTGAGGAAGCTCTCGGAAGAGGCCTTGGCCGCCCTGGCGGAGCCCGAGGCCTTGGTTTCCCACCCCGAGAACCTACCCCACCTGGAGCCCCTGGCCCGGGAACGGGGCCTGGAGCTGCGCCCCGACCCGGCTTTGCGCCTGGGGGTGCGGGTGCTCGGCAAGGGGGGTAAGGCCCAGGTGGAAAACGCCCTGGAAAGCCGCCTGGAGCGGGCTTGGGATGCCCTTTCCTCCCAGGTGGCCCAGGCGCTTTGGGGCTAG
- a CDS encoding V-type ATP synthase subunit A: MIQGVIEKIAGPAVIAKGMTGARMYDICKVGHEGLVGEIIRLDGDTAFVQVYEDTSGLKVGEPVVSTGLPLAVELGPGMLNGIYDGIQRPLERIQEKTGIYITRGVVVHALDREKKWAWTPRVKPGDEVRGGMVLGTVPEFAFTHKILVPPDVRGRVKEVKPAGEYTVEEPVVILEDGTELKMYHTWPVRRARPVQRKLDPNTPFLTGMRILDVLFPVAMGGTAAIPGPFGSGKTVTQQSLAKWSNADVVVYVGCGERGNEMTDVLVEFPELTDPKTGGPLMHRTVLIANTSNMPVAAREASIYVGVTIAEYFRDQGFSVALMADSTSRWAEALREISSRLEEMPAEEGYPPYLAARLAAFYERSGKVITLGGEEGAVTIVGAVSPPGGDMSEPVTQSTLRIVGAFWRLDASLAFRRHFPAINWNGSYSLFTGALDPWYREHVAPDYPELRDAISELLQREAGLQEIVQLVGPDALQDAERLVIEVGRIIREDFLQQNAYHEVDAYCSMAKAYGIMKMILTLYKEAEAAIRRGVSIDEILALPVIERIGRARYVGEEDFPRYLEEAMREMDGAFKALA; encoded by the coding sequence ATGATCCAGGGCGTGATTGAGAAGATCGCGGGCCCGGCGGTGATCGCCAAAGGCATGACCGGGGCCCGCATGTACGACATCTGCAAGGTAGGCCACGAGGGCCTGGTGGGGGAGATCATCCGCCTGGACGGGGACACCGCCTTCGTCCAGGTCTACGAGGACACCTCCGGGCTCAAGGTGGGGGAGCCCGTGGTTTCCACGGGGCTGCCCTTGGCGGTGGAGCTGGGTCCGGGGATGCTCAACGGGATCTACGATGGCATCCAGCGTCCCCTGGAGCGCATCCAGGAGAAGACCGGGATCTACATCACCCGCGGCGTGGTGGTCCACGCCCTAGACCGGGAGAAGAAGTGGGCCTGGACCCCCAGGGTGAAGCCGGGGGATGAGGTGCGGGGGGGTATGGTCCTCGGCACCGTGCCCGAGTTCGCCTTCACCCACAAGATCCTGGTGCCCCCGGACGTGCGGGGCCGGGTGAAGGAGGTCAAGCCCGCCGGGGAGTACACGGTGGAGGAGCCGGTGGTGATCCTGGAGGACGGCACCGAGCTCAAGATGTACCACACCTGGCCGGTGCGCCGGGCCCGTCCGGTGCAGCGCAAGCTGGACCCCAACACCCCCTTCCTCACGGGGATGCGCATCCTGGACGTGCTCTTCCCCGTGGCCATGGGCGGCACCGCCGCCATTCCCGGTCCCTTCGGGAGCGGCAAGACCGTGACCCAGCAGTCCCTGGCCAAGTGGTCCAACGCCGACGTGGTGGTCTACGTGGGCTGCGGGGAGCGGGGCAACGAGATGACCGATGTCTTGGTGGAGTTCCCCGAGCTCACCGACCCCAAGACCGGCGGCCCCCTCATGCACCGCACGGTGCTCATCGCCAACACCTCCAACATGCCCGTGGCCGCCCGCGAGGCCAGCATCTACGTGGGGGTGACCATCGCCGAGTACTTCCGCGACCAAGGCTTCTCCGTGGCCCTCATGGCCGACTCCACCAGCCGCTGGGCCGAGGCCCTGCGGGAGATCTCCAGCCGCTTGGAGGAGATGCCTGCGGAAGAGGGCTACCCTCCCTACCTGGCCGCCCGCCTGGCCGCCTTCTACGAGCGCTCCGGTAAGGTCATCACCCTAGGGGGGGAGGAGGGGGCGGTGACCATCGTGGGCGCCGTCTCCCCGCCGGGTGGGGACATGTCCGAGCCCGTGACCCAGTCCACCCTGCGCATCGTGGGGGCCTTCTGGCGGCTGGATGCCTCCCTGGCCTTCCGCCGCCACTTCCCGGCTATCAACTGGAATGGTTCCTACTCCCTCTTCACCGGGGCCCTGGACCCCTGGTACCGGGAACACGTGGCTCCCGATTACCCCGAGCTGCGGGACGCCATCTCCGAGCTCCTGCAGCGGGAGGCCGGCCTGCAGGAGATCGTCCAGCTGGTGGGTCCCGACGCCCTTCAGGACGCCGAGCGCCTGGTCATTGAGGTGGGGCGCATCATCCGCGAGGACTTCCTGCAGCAGAACGCCTACCACGAGGTGGACGCCTACTGCTCCATGGCCAAGGCCTACGGGATCATGAAGATGATCCTCACCCTCTACAAGGAGGCCGAGGCCGCCATCCGGCGGGGGGTGTCCATTGACGAGATCCTGGCCCTTCCGGTCATTGAGCGCATCGGCCGCGCCCGCTACGTGGGCGAGGAGGACTTCCCCCGTTACCTGGAAGAGGCCATGCGGGAGATGGATGGGGCCTTCAAAGCCCTGGCGTAA
- a CDS encoding V-type ATP synthase subunit B → MDLLKKEYTGITYISGPLLFVENAKDLAYGAIVDIKDGSGRVRGGQVIEVSEEYAVIQVFEETTGLDLATTSVSLVEDVARLGVSKEMLGRRFNGIGKPIDGLPPITPEKRLPIVGLPLNPVARKKPEQFIQTGISTIDVMNTLVRGQKLPIFSGSGLPANEIAAQIARQATVRPDLSGEGEEEEPFAVVFAAMGITQRELSYFIQEFERTGALSRSVLFLNKADDPTIERILTPRMALTVAEYLAFEHDYHVLVILTDMTNYCEALREIGASREEIPGRRGYPGYMYTDLATIYERAGVVVGKKGSVTQIPILSMPDDDRTHPIPDLTGYITEGQIQLSRELHRKGIYPPIDPLPSLSRLMNNGVGKGKTREDHKQVSDQLYSAYANGVDIRKLVAIIGEDALTENDRRYLQFADAFERHFINQGQQNRSIEESLQIAWALLSMLPQGELKRISKDHIGKYYGQKLEEIWGAPQALD, encoded by the coding sequence ATGGACCTTCTGAAGAAGGAATATACCGGCATCACCTACATCTCCGGGCCGCTCCTCTTCGTGGAGAACGCCAAGGACCTGGCCTACGGGGCCATCGTGGACATCAAGGACGGCTCCGGCCGGGTGCGGGGCGGCCAGGTGATTGAGGTTTCCGAGGAGTACGCGGTCATCCAGGTCTTTGAGGAGACCACGGGCCTGGACCTGGCCACCACCAGCGTCAGCCTGGTGGAGGATGTGGCCCGGCTGGGGGTTTCCAAGGAGATGCTGGGCCGCCGCTTTAACGGCATCGGCAAGCCGATTGACGGCCTGCCCCCCATCACCCCGGAGAAGCGGCTGCCCATCGTGGGCCTGCCCCTGAACCCCGTGGCCCGGAAGAAGCCGGAGCAGTTCATCCAGACCGGGATCTCCACCATTGACGTGATGAACACCCTGGTGCGGGGGCAGAAGCTCCCCATCTTCTCCGGCTCGGGCCTCCCGGCCAACGAGATCGCCGCCCAGATCGCCCGGCAGGCCACGGTCCGCCCCGACCTCTCCGGGGAAGGGGAGGAGGAAGAGCCCTTCGCCGTGGTCTTCGCCGCCATGGGCATCACCCAGCGGGAGCTCTCCTACTTCATCCAGGAGTTTGAGCGCACCGGGGCCCTAAGCCGCTCCGTTCTCTTCCTCAACAAGGCGGACGACCCCACCATTGAGCGCATCCTCACGCCCCGGATGGCCCTCACCGTGGCCGAGTACCTGGCCTTTGAGCACGACTACCACGTGCTGGTGATCCTCACGGACATGACCAACTACTGCGAGGCCCTGCGGGAGATCGGGGCCAGCCGTGAGGAGATCCCGGGCCGCCGCGGCTACCCCGGGTACATGTACACCGACCTGGCCACCATCTACGAGCGGGCCGGGGTGGTGGTGGGGAAGAAGGGTTCCGTCACCCAGATCCCCATCCTCTCCATGCCCGACGACGACCGCACCCACCCCATCCCTGACCTCACCGGGTACATCACCGAGGGGCAGATCCAGCTTTCCCGGGAGCTCCACCGCAAGGGCATCTACCCCCCCATTGACCCCCTGCCCTCCCTTTCCCGCTTGATGAACAACGGCGTGGGCAAGGGCAAGACCCGGGAGGACCACAAGCAGGTTTCCGACCAGCTCTACTCCGCCTACGCCAACGGGGTGGACATCCGCAAGCTGGTGGCCATCATCGGCGAGGACGCCCTCACGGAGAACGACCGCCGCTACCTGCAGTTCGCCGACGCCTTTGAGCGGCACTTCATCAACCAGGGGCAGCAGAACCGTTCCATTGAAGAGAGCTTGCAGATCGCCTGGGCCCTGCTTTCCATGCTCCCTCAGGGCGAGCTGAAACGGATTTCCAAGGACCACATCGGCAAGTACTACGGGCAGAAGCTGGAGGAGATCTGGGGCGCACCCCAGGCGCTGGACTAA
- a CDS encoding V-type ATPase subunit, which yields MADDFGYLNARVRARRGTLLKESFFQEAMDLSFPDFLRLLSESVYGQELSGQALPDVDQAIGRAQARLVGDLPRLASGEAREAVRLLLLRNDLTNLQAILRAKGTGRPFAEVLLLPGTLKEGLWQQAYEAQDAAGVAQVLSVPGHPLARALRGVLRETQDLARVEALLAKRFFEGVAKAAKVLEEPALRDYLALEVDAENLRTAFKLQGQEVPLEGVFIRGGRFVDRVRFARLLEGDYAVLDELAGTPFAGLSGVRDLKELEKRLRCTLLKESRKGAADPLGAGLVLAYVKEREWEAMRLRLLARRAYFGLPRAQVEEEVVCP from the coding sequence ATGGCGGACGATTTCGGCTACCTGAACGCCCGGGTGCGGGCCCGGAGGGGTACCCTCCTGAAGGAAAGCTTTTTCCAGGAGGCCATGGACCTCTCCTTCCCCGATTTCCTGCGCCTCCTTTCCGAAAGCGTCTACGGACAGGAGCTCTCGGGCCAGGCCCTACCCGATGTGGACCAGGCCATTGGCCGCGCCCAGGCCAGGCTGGTGGGGGACCTGCCCCGGCTGGCAAGCGGGGAGGCCCGGGAGGCGGTGCGGCTTCTGCTCCTAAGGAACGACCTCACCAACCTGCAGGCCATCCTCAGGGCCAAGGGCACGGGCCGCCCCTTCGCCGAGGTGCTCCTCCTGCCCGGCACCCTCAAGGAGGGCCTCTGGCAGCAGGCCTACGAGGCCCAGGATGCGGCGGGCGTGGCCCAGGTCCTCTCTGTCCCCGGCCATCCCCTGGCCCGGGCCCTGAGGGGCGTGCTGCGGGAAACCCAGGACCTGGCCCGGGTGGAGGCCCTTTTGGCCAAGCGCTTTTTTGAGGGCGTGGCCAAGGCGGCCAAGGTCCTGGAGGAGCCTGCCCTGCGGGACTACCTGGCTCTCGAGGTGGACGCGGAGAACCTGCGCACCGCCTTCAAGCTTCAGGGACAGGAGGTGCCCCTGGAGGGGGTCTTCATCCGCGGGGGGCGTTTCGTGGACCGGGTGCGTTTCGCCAGGCTCCTGGAGGGGGACTATGCGGTCTTGGACGAGCTTGCGGGCACGCCCTTTGCCGGCCTTTCCGGGGTGCGGGACCTGAAGGAACTGGAAAAGCGCCTCCGCTGCACCCTCCTCAAGGAGTCCCGGAAGGGGGCGGCCGACCCCTTGGGGGCGGGTTTGGTCCTGGCCTACGTGAAAGAGCGGGAGTGGGAGGCCATGCGCCTTAGGCTTCTGGCGCGGCGGGCCTACTTCGGCCTTCCCCGGGCCCAGGTGGAGGAGGAGGTGGTCTGCCCATGA